The window GAACACTCGTGCTCGAGACGATGTTCATCTTCATGCTGATTCTGATCAATGGCTTCTTCGCCGGCTCTGAGGTCGCGGTGATCTCGCTCCGCCGAAGCCGGGTGCAGGAGCTTGTGGAGGCAGGAGATGGCCGGGCATCGACGGTTCAGCGGCTTAAGGATGACCCCGACCGATTCCTGGCTACCGTCCAGATCGGGATCAATTTCGTCAGTACGTTGGCCTCCGCTATCGGCGGGGCACTGGCAGTGAGGGTAATCCGCCCCTTGCTTGATCGCCTTCCAGGCGACGGACTGGGAGCGGCTGGTGAGGCGATCTCCCTTGGGATCGTGGTCGTTATCATCACCTACCTCACGATCGTCTTCGGAGAGCTTGTCCCTAAATCACTCAGCCTCCGCTACGCGGAACAGGTTGCCCTCGCGATCGCAGGACCTCACGAGGCCCTTAGCCGTTGGTGTTCGTGGATCGGCCGCCCACTGACCGCGTCCAGCCGCCTGATCCTCTCGCTCTTCCGCGCCGCCCCTCAGGGGACCACAGGGTTTGTCAGCGAGGAGGAGATCAAGTTGATGGTTCAGGAAGGAAAGGAACAGGGAATTTTCGACCAGACCGAGCAGGAACTGATCCACAGTGTCTTCGAAT of the Candidatus Methylomirabilota bacterium genome contains:
- a CDS encoding HlyC/CorC family transporter, with product MEGVSSGTLVLETMFIFMLILINGFFAGSEVAVISLRRSRVQELVEAGDGRASTVQRLKDDPDRFLATVQIGINFVSTLASAIGGALAVRVIRPLLDRLPGDGLGAAGEAISLGIVVVIITYLTIVFGELVPKSLSLRYAEQVALAIAGPHEALSRWCSWIGRPLTASSRLILSLFRAAPQGTTGFVSEEEIKLMVQEGKEQGIFDQTEQELIHSVFEFTETSVKEVMIPRPQIEAIELETPLAVALKLVVETGYSRYPVYHKSLDDICGVLHYKDLLRLQLENREITLKTITHPAYFVPETMQVSQLLKELQRRRLSMAIVVDEHGGVDGLVTMEDLLEEIVGEIHDEYEAAEKPVERLRDGSLIIDASLNTKDLRDEHGLPFPESPTYETLAGFMLSQLQRMPKA